Proteins found in one Vallitalea guaymasensis genomic segment:
- a CDS encoding carbohydrate ABC transporter permease, with protein sequence MTKSDKLVSTNEKIFNGAMTVVGVIISIVALYPIFYVLIASLSKPIFVENGDVMFWFKGFNFESYKQAFMKDGIWIAYGNTIFYTVAGVFVNMLFTTTMAYALSRERLIFRKFFTLMAIFTMWFNAGMIPLYMTFKDFNLLDTRTAIIVGFAINTYNLVIMKSFFEQIPKSLEEAAFIDGANNLKIFSRIFLPLSKPALATVGMFYAVTRWNGYFWAMNLLQDDNKVPLQVLLKKLIVDKVANETEAAIVTANSLFSPTTVIYAIIIIAIIPMMIAYPFVQKYFKKGATVGAVKG encoded by the coding sequence ATGACAAAATCAGATAAACTAGTTTCTACAAATGAAAAGATATTCAATGGTGCAATGACAGTAGTAGGAGTGATTATATCAATAGTTGCACTTTATCCTATATTCTATGTTTTGATAGCTTCACTGAGCAAGCCAATATTTGTTGAAAACGGAGATGTAATGTTTTGGTTCAAAGGCTTCAATTTTGAAAGCTATAAACAAGCCTTTATGAAAGATGGTATTTGGATAGCATATGGAAATACTATATTTTATACAGTAGCAGGTGTGTTTGTTAATATGTTGTTTACTACAACAATGGCATATGCACTATCAAGAGAAAGATTGATATTTAGAAAGTTTTTTACCTTGATGGCAATATTCACTATGTGGTTCAATGCTGGAATGATTCCATTATATATGACTTTCAAGGATTTCAATCTATTGGATACCAGAACAGCGATAATAGTTGGATTTGCTATTAATACTTATAACCTTGTAATCATGAAAAGTTTCTTTGAGCAAATACCGAAATCACTTGAAGAAGCAGCTTTTATAGATGGTGCCAATAACCTTAAGATATTTTCTAGAATATTTTTACCACTATCAAAACCTGCACTTGCAACAGTTGGTATGTTCTATGCAGTAACAAGATGGAATGGTTATTTCTGGGCGATGAACTTACTTCAGGATGATAATAAAGTACCTTTACAAGTTTTATTGAAGAAACTTATTGTAGATAAAGTGGCTAATGAAACAGAAGCCGCAATTGTAACTGCTAATTCGTTATTTTCTCCAACCACAGTTATTTATGCGATTATCATTATTGCAATAATACCTATGATGATAGCTTATCCTTTTGTACAAAAGTATTTTAAGAAGGGTGCTACAGTTGGAGCAGTCAAAGGTTAA
- a CDS encoding extracellular solute-binding protein, producing MKTKKILAILLTLTLMGTLFIGCGKKDDSEKDNNTDTQTNSTTDKPEEKELEGSLISEKPQTFSIFLNFNNMPFNPEWRVWQEIAERTNISLEGVISQSNSNEEEAFNLMLSSGKLADIIGFKNPAELEKLGRDGGLIPLNDLIKEHAPNIQKVLDNDAKFRQGATALDGNIYYIPKNQTLVSAEFWWIRQDWLDKLDLKVPTTVDELYTVLTAFRNDDPNGNGEKDEIPLFDRAGWKMPDEYLYLWDTSTEFYPRDGKMTFEPMEENFKTGVTNLVKWYKEGLIDPEIFTRGAKSRDILYSANIGGMTHDWPSTGNYNRSLAEDIPGFNNVSIAPPANQNGEVIERTTRYPGVGWGISSQCKDPVTLIKFFDFMFTEEGSTLMNWGIEGETYTVNADGTKSYTDTVLNNEQTPLGYLRSLGIQYRIGMLQDAEYEYAFMTPEASAAAKLYNSNPQWFLEDMPPYLDGELGLKYSAEDEAEYKKIMSEVRPYVDEMFQKWLLGASDFEKDYDGFIKELNNRGIERAIEINQKAYDTFLGK from the coding sequence ATGAAAACAAAAAAGATATTAGCAATTTTGTTAACGTTAACTTTAATGGGAACACTATTTATTGGTTGTGGTAAAAAAGATGATAGTGAAAAGGATAACAATACAGATACACAAACAAATTCAACCACTGACAAGCCAGAAGAAAAAGAATTAGAAGGTAGTTTGATTAGTGAGAAGCCACAGACATTTTCAATATTCTTAAACTTCAATAATATGCCTTTTAATCCTGAATGGCGTGTTTGGCAAGAAATTGCAGAGAGAACAAATATTTCTCTTGAAGGTGTAATTTCACAATCTAATTCCAATGAAGAAGAAGCATTCAACTTAATGCTTTCATCAGGAAAACTTGCAGATATTATTGGATTCAAGAATCCAGCTGAATTAGAAAAATTAGGTCGTGATGGTGGTTTAATTCCACTTAATGATTTAATCAAAGAACATGCACCAAATATCCAAAAGGTTCTTGATAATGATGCAAAATTCAGACAAGGCGCAACTGCTCTTGATGGAAATATATACTATATCCCTAAAAACCAAACTTTAGTTTCTGCTGAATTCTGGTGGATACGTCAGGACTGGTTAGATAAATTAGACCTAAAAGTTCCAACTACAGTAGATGAATTATACACTGTACTTACAGCATTCAGAAACGATGACCCTAACGGAAATGGTGAAAAAGACGAGATACCTCTATTTGATAGAGCTGGATGGAAAATGCCAGATGAATACTTATACTTATGGGATACAAGTACTGAATTCTATCCTCGTGATGGAAAAATGACTTTTGAACCAATGGAAGAGAATTTCAAAACAGGTGTTACTAATCTTGTAAAATGGTATAAAGAAGGTTTAATAGACCCAGAGATATTTACTCGTGGTGCAAAATCCAGAGATATCCTATACAGTGCAAATATTGGTGGTATGACTCATGATTGGCCAAGTACAGGAAATTATAATAGAAGTCTTGCAGAAGATATTCCAGGATTTAACAATGTAAGTATTGCTCCACCAGCAAACCAAAATGGTGAAGTGATTGAAAGAACAACTAGATATCCAGGAGTAGGCTGGGGAATTTCTTCACAATGTAAAGACCCTGTAACTCTTATCAAATTCTTTGACTTCATGTTCACAGAAGAAGGATCAACTCTTATGAACTGGGGTATTGAAGGTGAAACATACACTGTTAATGCTGATGGAACAAAATCTTATACTGATACAGTACTTAATAACGAGCAGACACCTTTGGGATACTTACGTTCATTAGGTATTCAATATCGTATCGGTATGTTACAAGATGCAGAATATGAGTATGCTTTCATGACACCAGAAGCTAGTGCAGCTGCAAAATTATACAATAGTAATCCACAATGGTTCTTAGAAGATATGCCTCCATATCTAGATGGTGAATTAGGATTAAAATATTCAGCAGAAGATGAAGCGGAATATAAGAAGATAATGTCAGAAGTTAGACCATATGTTGATGAAATGTTCCAAAAATGGTTATTGGGAGCTTCAGATTTCGAAAAAGATTATGATGGATTCATTAAAGAATTAAACAACAGAGGAATTGAAAGAGCTATTGAAATCAACCAAAAAGCATATGATACTTTCTTAGGAAAATAA
- a CDS encoding glycosyl hydrolase family 95 catalytic domain-containing protein, producing MKLRYNNFPTDWKEGLLIGNGRLNGILWGDSNKDIISLNHERLWTGKYGDRKNRTSYEYLPKVRELLKEKDYFRGTALASLAFGGDGGISPYPRQEDSFKPAGEIVFTYDEEQENYVERVLDIHSGIATVVKKDIIIEAFADCVTGIMVASWMGRNEFSGTLHYERQEDGAIEDIRADRNNIIYYCKIDSVSSFKVIVKVDTDGILEYGRKEIHIRNATYIKTFTNIGVSFNDIEKEINDYPFPVIDIEELKKNHSEKFLRAMSKTDISIADNKTDELSDSYINERIEKVRSGNQDVNLIEIYAKFGIYLMVSGSICGKLPLNLQGKWNCDIVPPWFSDYHFNINIQMNYWFTEQLGYPEYSRQLFEYVNKFAESGREAAKLLYGCNGTVLSLNGDHWAISTPEAYNYAAWIGGAAWMAQHYWWHYQYNGDKDFLRNEAYPFFKSTVDFYMDYIEVDDNDIAQIMPSQSPENRFEGTGYFPVSMCISSAMDVQLAYDAFTYAIDTSKLLNIDQERCAEWEQIRDRLPDFKVGKDGRLLEWDNEDKIEVEKGHRHYSHLYGVFPSTLFNSINRTEQFEAGRKSLEYRLDQNGGGTGWSRAWAACLFARLQDGEAANHQLSYLLTELSSSALLDLHPRPPRCTVRNEDTEFVFQIDGNLGATRAVLECIIQCYEGKIFLLPALPASWEKGSITGVKTIGGHIIDLAYEKGKITSLKIEMGFEEKIVIDNGNRLLDGDEEVVIQGEKGKVYTLV from the coding sequence ATGAAGCTTAGGTATAATAACTTTCCAACTGATTGGAAAGAAGGATTACTTATTGGAAATGGTAGACTTAATGGTATCCTATGGGGAGATAGTAATAAAGATATTATCAGCCTTAATCATGAACGTCTATGGACTGGTAAGTATGGAGATAGAAAGAACAGAACTTCATATGAATACTTACCTAAAGTAAGAGAACTTCTAAAAGAAAAAGATTACTTTAGAGGAACAGCCTTAGCTTCCTTGGCATTTGGTGGTGATGGGGGAATATCCCCCTACCCACGCCAAGAAGATTCATTCAAGCCTGCTGGGGAAATAGTATTTACATATGATGAAGAACAAGAGAATTATGTAGAGAGAGTACTTGATATACATAGTGGAATAGCAACAGTAGTAAAGAAAGATATAATAATAGAAGCTTTTGCAGATTGTGTAACTGGAATTATGGTTGCATCATGGATGGGCAGAAATGAGTTTAGTGGTACACTTCATTATGAAAGACAAGAAGATGGAGCCATAGAAGATATTAGAGCAGATAGAAATAATATAATATATTATTGCAAAATAGATTCAGTAAGTAGTTTCAAAGTAATTGTAAAAGTAGATACAGACGGTATTTTAGAATATGGTAGAAAAGAAATACATATAAGGAATGCTACATATATTAAAACATTCACTAATATAGGAGTATCATTCAATGATATTGAAAAAGAGATTAATGATTATCCTTTTCCTGTCATAGATATAGAGGAATTGAAAAAAAATCACAGTGAAAAATTTTTAAGAGCCATGAGCAAAACAGATATTAGTATAGCTGATAACAAAACAGATGAATTATCTGATTCATATATAAATGAAAGAATAGAAAAAGTTAGAAGTGGAAATCAAGATGTTAATCTTATTGAGATATATGCAAAATTCGGTATATATCTAATGGTATCAGGTTCAATCTGTGGAAAGCTTCCATTGAATCTCCAAGGTAAATGGAATTGTGATATAGTACCTCCTTGGTTCAGTGATTATCATTTTAACATTAACATCCAGATGAACTATTGGTTTACAGAACAATTAGGATACCCAGAGTATTCAAGGCAACTATTTGAGTATGTAAACAAATTTGCTGAGAGTGGAAGAGAAGCGGCAAAATTATTATATGGCTGTAATGGAACAGTACTCTCACTTAATGGAGACCATTGGGCAATTTCAACACCAGAAGCATATAACTATGCAGCATGGATTGGTGGAGCAGCATGGATGGCACAACATTATTGGTGGCATTATCAATATAATGGAGATAAAGATTTTCTAAGGAATGAAGCCTATCCTTTCTTCAAATCAACTGTAGATTTCTATATGGATTATATAGAAGTTGATGATAATGATATAGCTCAGATAATGCCAAGTCAATCTCCAGAAAATCGTTTTGAAGGTACTGGTTATTTTCCAGTAAGCATGTGTATATCATCAGCTATGGACGTACAATTAGCCTATGATGCTTTTACTTATGCAATAGATACTTCAAAATTATTGAATATTGATCAAGAAAGATGTGCTGAGTGGGAACAAATACGAGATAGATTACCTGATTTCAAAGTTGGAAAAGATGGACGTTTGTTGGAATGGGATAATGAAGATAAAATAGAAGTTGAAAAAGGGCATCGTCATTATTCACATTTATATGGAGTATTTCCATCAACCTTATTCAATTCAATAAATAGAACAGAACAATTTGAGGCAGGTAGAAAATCATTAGAATATAGATTAGACCAAAATGGTGGAGGTACTGGCTGGAGTAGAGCGTGGGCAGCATGTTTATTCGCACGTCTACAAGATGGTGAAGCAGCTAACCACCAATTGAGTTATCTACTTACAGAACTATCATCCTCTGCCTTACTTGATTTGCATCCTAGACCTCCTAGATGTACAGTTAGAAATGAGGATACGGAATTCGTATTTCAGATTGATGGTAATCTAGGTGCAACTAGAGCAGTACTTGAATGTATTATACAATGTTACGAAGGAAAGATATTCTTGTTACCTGCACTTCCAGCTTCGTGGGAGAAAGGAAGTATAACAGGAGTAAAAACCATAGGTGGTCACATAATTGACCTTGCTTATGAAAAAGGTAAAATAACATCACTTAAGATTGAAATGGGATTTGAAGAAAAGATAGTAATTGATAATGGCAATAGACTTTTAGATGGAGATGAAGAGGTTGTAATACAAGGAGAAAAAGGCAAAGTCTATACATTAGTGTAA
- a CDS encoding sulfatase family protein, which translates to MAKKNLLYIFADQWRKIAVGIEGQDKIITPNMDRFATESKVFDNAISTYPLCSPHRAALMTGKYPYSCGMWTNCKIGLDETVMLKPQEETIGKTLKRNGYETAYIGKWHLDASELNFNKNPESGAINWDAFTPEGERRQGFDYWFSYGAMDKHLNPHYWRNTPMKIEPGKWSPEVETDVALDYLENRDKSKPFCMFVSWNPPHPPYDKVPEKYVEMYDDIPLRENVPKEMREDKEYLRTIKEYFAAVTGLDENFKRILDYLKENNLEEDTIVVLSADHGDMMGSQGIYGKNIWYEESINIPFMIRGEGIEPGRTDCLFSSIDHMPTLLDLLEVDIPAAVQGQSFKDIIEDKKMDEPDTVFLSMIPGMPELIEPYRKRGLNNKSFGWRGIRTKKHTYVIDNGTHPDEKQKRYLYDNENDPYQLNPVILSSTDERCKKYDEYLKGYLKEIKDPFLMKGLDNNG; encoded by the coding sequence ATGGCTAAGAAAAATTTGTTATATATTTTTGCTGACCAATGGAGAAAGATAGCAGTAGGAATTGAAGGACAAGATAAAATAATAACCCCTAACATGGATAGATTCGCAACAGAGAGTAAAGTTTTTGATAATGCTATTAGTACATATCCCCTTTGTTCACCTCATAGAGCTGCACTTATGACAGGAAAATATCCTTACTCTTGTGGTATGTGGACAAATTGTAAAATAGGATTAGATGAAACAGTAATGTTAAAACCACAAGAAGAAACCATAGGAAAAACACTTAAAAGAAATGGATATGAAACAGCATATATAGGAAAATGGCATTTAGATGCAAGTGAATTAAACTTCAATAAAAATCCTGAATCAGGTGCAATCAATTGGGATGCATTTACACCTGAAGGAGAAAGACGTCAAGGATTTGACTATTGGTTCTCATATGGAGCGATGGATAAACATCTAAATCCTCATTATTGGAGAAATACACCAATGAAGATTGAACCAGGGAAATGGTCTCCAGAAGTAGAGACAGATGTAGCACTTGATTACCTTGAAAACAGGGATAAGAGTAAGCCATTCTGTATGTTTGTTTCATGGAATCCACCTCACCCTCCTTACGATAAAGTACCTGAAAAATATGTAGAGATGTACGATGATATTCCTCTTAGAGAAAATGTCCCAAAAGAAATGAGAGAAGACAAAGAATATCTAAGAACTATCAAAGAATATTTTGCAGCAGTTACAGGACTTGATGAAAACTTCAAAAGGATACTAGATTATCTAAAAGAAAACAACTTGGAAGAGGATACAATAGTAGTATTATCAGCTGATCATGGAGATATGATGGGTTCTCAAGGAATATATGGAAAAAATATATGGTACGAAGAATCAATCAATATACCTTTCATGATTAGAGGAGAAGGCATAGAACCAGGAAGAACAGATTGTCTATTCTCAAGTATAGATCATATGCCAACTCTGCTTGATTTATTAGAAGTTGATATCCCAGCTGCAGTACAAGGACAAAGTTTCAAAGATATAATAGAAGACAAAAAAATGGATGAACCAGATACTGTATTTTTATCAATGATTCCAGGGATGCCTGAACTTATTGAACCTTATAGAAAAAGGGGATTAAATAATAAGTCCTTCGGTTGGAGAGGAATCAGAACTAAAAAACACACTTATGTTATTGATAACGGTACTCATCCAGATGAAAAACAAAAAAGATATCTATATGATAATGAAAATGATCCTTATCAACTGAATCCAGTAATATTAAGTTCAACTGATGAACGATGCAAAAAATATGATGAATATCTAAAAGGTTATTTGAAAGAAATCAAAGACCCATTCTTAATGAAAGGATTAGATAATAATGGTTGA
- a CDS encoding glycoside hydrolase family 88 protein, which yields MVDISKYKKPNDVEIEQAMNNAVTQVETDLENFTHKFKINGTTDNFYEPNDNISWTSGFWTGQIWMAYEITGDEKYRKAAEIQVDSFLHRIENKIETNNHDMGFLYSLSCVAAYKLTGNKNAKKAAILAADNLISRYREDGKFIQAWGNVGADDNYRLIIDCLLNLPLLYWTSDVTGDDKYAKIAKQHIDTSLKVIMRDDCSTYHTFYFEQGTGKPLYGETRQGYSNDSSWSRGQAWGVYGTALSYMYTKNPEYIEKFYKITDFFIDNLPKDLVPYWDFKFTDGSDEPKDSSAATIAVCGMLEMSKYLDEEKSDYYIDIALKILKSLIDNYAVSDSKISNGQLLHGVYARKSPYNPCRNRNVDECNTWGDYYYMEALIRLTRDWKLYW from the coding sequence ATGGTTGATATATCCAAATACAAAAAACCTAATGATGTAGAGATAGAACAAGCTATGAATAACGCTGTAACGCAAGTAGAAACAGATTTAGAAAACTTTACACATAAATTCAAGATAAACGGAACCACTGATAATTTCTATGAACCTAATGACAATATATCATGGACATCGGGTTTTTGGACCGGACAGATATGGATGGCATATGAAATAACAGGTGATGAAAAATATAGAAAAGCAGCAGAAATTCAGGTAGACAGTTTTCTTCATAGAATAGAGAACAAAATTGAAACCAACAATCATGATATGGGATTTTTATATAGTCTATCCTGTGTAGCAGCTTACAAATTAACAGGTAATAAAAACGCAAAAAAAGCAGCAATACTAGCAGCAGACAATTTAATCTCACGTTACAGAGAAGATGGTAAATTCATTCAGGCTTGGGGAAATGTTGGAGCAGATGATAACTATCGTCTAATTATCGACTGTCTTCTAAACCTTCCATTACTATATTGGACAAGTGACGTAACTGGTGACGATAAATACGCTAAAATAGCTAAACAACATATTGACACTTCCTTGAAAGTTATTATGCGTGATGATTGTTCTACATATCACACATTCTATTTTGAACAGGGAACAGGAAAGCCACTATATGGAGAAACAAGGCAAGGTTATAGTAATGATTCTTCATGGTCAAGAGGTCAAGCTTGGGGTGTATATGGAACAGCTTTAAGCTACATGTATACCAAGAACCCAGAGTACATTGAAAAATTCTACAAGATAACTGACTTTTTCATTGATAATTTACCAAAGGACCTAGTACCTTATTGGGATTTCAAATTCACCGATGGAAGTGACGAACCAAAAGACAGTTCAGCAGCTACAATAGCTGTATGCGGTATGCTTGAAATGTCAAAATATCTTGATGAAGAAAAATCAGATTACTACATAGATATAGCTCTAAAGATACTAAAATCTTTGATTGATAATTACGCAGTTAGTGATTCCAAGATATCCAACGGTCAATTACTACATGGTGTCTATGCAAGAAAATCACCGTATAATCCATGTAGGAACAGGAATGTAGATGAATGTAATACATGGGGCGATTACTATTATATGGAAGCTCTCATAAGATTAACTAGAGATTGGAAATTATATTGGTAG
- a CDS encoding MDR family MFS transporter: MVIKSFKQYSGLPKEIYILAIQRFVNSLGGFVYAFLTLFLSKRLGLQENVIGTFMLICSLVGIPGSLISGHLVDKCNRKTILLVSRTLSAFIFIICGFLGNSITVVYLLIISSFISSFSGPASGAMTADLTTPENRKQSFSLLYLGMNVGLAFGFTIAGYLFENYTRWIFWGDGITSLLSLLLVVFYIKDTRPTKAQIKEINESDREGEKEEKGSVVTALVRRPFLLGFVIISSVIGFVYNQHGFIMPLHLEELFPDMGAKYFGNVMAINTMIVVVFTPIIMYCTRRIKPVVNVAIATLTYIVGFGMMGLINELWVFFVAVFIWTTGEIIATTNTGVYISNHSPVNHRGRFNSIIGMIQAAGRSFAPFFMGMFLVSHSNSQGWILTGFVAIIAFIMLYILFTTEKRHNENIDNVQELLSEKEAS; the protein is encoded by the coding sequence GTGGTTATAAAATCGTTTAAACAGTATTCAGGTTTGCCGAAAGAGATCTACATTCTCGCTATTCAGAGATTTGTTAATTCACTAGGCGGTTTTGTTTATGCCTTTTTGACTCTGTTTCTGAGTAAGAGATTAGGTTTGCAAGAAAATGTTATTGGTACTTTTATGTTAATTTGTTCTCTAGTCGGTATACCTGGTTCACTTATTTCTGGTCATCTAGTTGATAAATGTAATAGAAAAACAATTTTGCTTGTTTCAAGAACTTTATCAGCTTTCATATTTATTATTTGCGGTTTCCTTGGTAATTCAATAACGGTTGTTTATTTACTTATTATATCAAGCTTTATATCTAGTTTTTCAGGCCCAGCAAGTGGTGCTATGACAGCGGATTTAACTACTCCTGAAAATAGAAAACAAAGTTTCTCCTTATTGTACCTAGGAATGAATGTTGGACTTGCTTTTGGATTTACAATTGCAGGATATTTATTTGAAAATTACACCAGATGGATATTTTGGGGTGATGGTATAACATCTTTACTTAGTTTATTATTAGTAGTTTTTTATATAAAAGATACTAGACCAACAAAAGCTCAGATAAAAGAAATTAACGAATCTGATAGAGAGGGAGAAAAAGAGGAAAAAGGTTCTGTAGTTACAGCGCTTGTCAGAAGACCATTCCTATTAGGATTTGTAATTATATCTTCTGTTATTGGCTTTGTATATAATCAGCATGGATTTATTATGCCGTTGCATCTGGAGGAATTATTCCCTGATATGGGAGCGAAATATTTTGGTAATGTAATGGCTATTAATACAATGATTGTTGTTGTATTTACACCAATCATAATGTACTGTACAAGAAGGATTAAACCAGTTGTTAATGTGGCTATTGCAACTTTAACATACATAGTAGGTTTTGGCATGATGGGATTGATTAATGAGTTATGGGTATTCTTTGTTGCTGTATTCATCTGGACAACAGGTGAAATAATTGCTACAACCAATACAGGAGTCTATATCTCTAACCATTCACCTGTTAATCATCGTGGTAGATTCAACTCCATTATAGGTATGATTCAGGCTGCTGGACGTTCTTTTGCTCCATTCTTCATGGGAATGTTCCTAGTGTCACACAGCAACTCACAAGGCTGGATATTGACTGGATTCGTTGCGATAATAGCATTTATAATGCTTTATATATTATTTACAACAGAAAAGCGTCACAATGAAAATATTGATAACGTTCAGGAATTACTTTCTGAAAAAGAGGCATCATAA
- a CDS encoding MATE family efflux transporter — translation MKNKNIDATKGDIKKNLWILAWPIMIGNLIQVIYNMTDTYWVGKLDNSTEAIAAVTITFSVVFVLVSLAAGLGIGSATLAAQYYGAREYKKVDEVTYTSLIVIGAIALVFVAGGIIFYRQLFDLLQTPDNIIPIAKDYFIIIMVGMIFMFIFFIMSGILRGVGDTRTPMIAGIVSGVINMILDPFLIFGWWIFPELGISGAAYATVISRVFASGYIFYVVLRGKTFLRMNLRNIKVDLKITKQLFKIGVPSSISQAVISLGGTVIISRVNMFGDVAIATHGIGNRLESLLAMPTMGLAQAASSIVGQNLGAGQKERAFKSGQYAMKASFIILVILGAIFAIFPTVFFDIFSDDTEVIGMGRYYIYGITLLYAFVGCRIVMSNVFQGAGAASVSMWLSLICLWGFRVPLSYALSYTPLGIKGLWLGVGLSFIVSFFFMYYFYKKGNWMNKVVVEKKEQVEA, via the coding sequence ATGAAGAATAAAAATATAGACGCTACTAAAGGCGATATAAAGAAAAATCTGTGGATACTGGCATGGCCTATAATGATAGGTAATCTGATACAGGTTATATATAATATGACAGATACATATTGGGTAGGGAAACTTGACAACAGTACTGAAGCCATTGCAGCTGTTACCATTACATTTTCAGTTGTATTTGTATTAGTTTCATTAGCGGCTGGATTAGGTATAGGCTCAGCAACGTTAGCAGCTCAATATTATGGTGCTAGAGAATATAAGAAGGTTGACGAAGTAACCTATACATCATTAATTGTAATTGGTGCTATTGCATTGGTTTTTGTTGCTGGAGGTATAATTTTTTACAGGCAGCTTTTTGACTTATTACAGACTCCAGATAACATTATTCCTATAGCAAAGGATTATTTCATTATAATAATGGTAGGTATGATATTCATGTTCATATTCTTTATCATGAGTGGGATATTACGTGGAGTAGGAGATACTAGAACACCTATGATTGCAGGTATAGTCTCTGGTGTAATAAATATGATATTGGATCCGTTTCTAATATTTGGATGGTGGATATTCCCTGAACTAGGTATTTCGGGAGCTGCCTATGCAACTGTAATATCTAGAGTATTTGCTTCAGGATACATTTTTTATGTAGTACTAAGGGGCAAGACTTTCTTGAGAATGAACTTACGCAATATAAAAGTGGATTTGAAAATTACAAAACAATTATTTAAGATTGGAGTACCTTCCAGTATTTCACAAGCTGTAATAAGTTTAGGTGGAACAGTTATAATAAGTAGAGTAAATATGTTTGGTGATGTTGCAATAGCAACACATGGTATTGGTAATAGATTGGAATCTTTGTTGGCCATGCCTACAATGGGACTGGCTCAAGCCGCAAGTTCAATAGTTGGACAGAATCTAGGTGCTGGACAAAAGGAAAGAGCATTCAAGAGTGGGCAATATGCCATGAAAGCATCATTTATCATCCTTGTAATATTGGGAGCTATTTTTGCAATATTCCCTACAGTATTTTTTGATATATTCTCAGACGATACAGAAGTAATAGGGATGGGACGTTATTATATATATGGAATAACATTATTATATGCTTTTGTAGGTTGTAGAATTGTCATGTCCAATGTATTCCAAGGAGCAGGTGCTGCTTCCGTATCCATGTGGTTAAGCTTAATCTGCTTATGGGGATTCAGGGTTCCACTCTCTTATGCACTATCCTATACTCCATTAGGAATAAAAGGATTATGGTTAGGAGTTGGATTATCCTTCATAGTTAGTTTCTTTTTTATGTATTATTTCTATAAAAAAGGTAACTGGATGAATAAGGTTGTTGTAGAAAAGAAAGAACAAGTAGAGGCATAG